The genomic DNA tataatatatatgtgtTATACCATACACTTGTGTAAAGCTAAAGTATAATTTAAATAGTCACCTAGTTGTTGCATAATTACTAAATAAGCTAAAACAAAGCCCCAGGCAGGCCAAGACAAGTCCAAGCAAAACCCGACAAGTACTGAGACCTGAGGCTTGTGTTGTTAGCTTAATACAAAGCAGGTAGCATGTTAAAGCAATGACAACACCGTCTTTGCCGAGCTAATGGCTATGCTCAcccacctccttctcctctgcatGCTGAACAAGAGCTACCAGATTATACCTGCCTGAAGTGTAAATGTGGAAATTTGTTCCTTAACTCCTCTTTGTAGGTGAACTGAAGGACAGTGGGATGGGAAGTAAAAGTACAGTCCTGGGCAAATGCAAGAGAAGAGCAAACAGTATCCAAAATGCCTCCTTCCAGTGCCTGAGCTCGGGAGGGATGTTGCTATCTCAAGACTCAGTACCTGTTGGGGTACGGCAGATGGCGTGGCCCTGGAGCAGGGAATGAAACAGGGCCTTCTGCCCTGCCAGATGCCcaggctttctctcttccttttggcCAAACCCTTGGATCACCACAAGCACAGCTGTGAGTCCCGTCCACACACACCATAGCTGTGTCAGCTATGTATTGGCCTGATCAGCCCGGTCCTTCATCACTCCTGAGGTACATCTCTTTGTTTCATTTACAGCCATGCATTGCTCTTTGCACCAAATTGCAATAGCTCAGTAAAGAACGTGGTCTGAAGCCCTACCTTTCTGCCCTGCATTTCCATGCTGTCAGTGCCCAAGTGACGGTCTGCAGGAGGCAGGGTGTCTCTGTAGCCTCCATCCGTTCGTCTGTCTTGCTGGGTGAGTGCGCCTGGCACAGGGAGGAGGACGAGCCGGTACTACAGCTGACCGGCAGCATCCACCTCCTGCATGAACAGCACCGAGCGGGTAGGAGGGATAAAATATTTGCTTGCAGGAGGGAGAGTGGGAAGCTGTGAAAAAGATCTGGTGCAGAGAGGAAATGCAAAGAGCAAGCTTAATAAGGAAAATCTGTTTGATTTGCCTTGCTGCAATGAGAGTAGGGCTAAAAGAGTAGGACTTGGGGGACACGGAGGAGAGAGATGAGAATGGGCCACGTAACAaatagcacagcacagcatggacGTAGGCAGGGAGCAAACTGTCTGTTGCTCTTTTATGCTAAGTGTAGTGCCTGCCTCTACTTCAACACTCTCTGGCAAATTCTGCAGTGGAAAATCACAGCAAGATGTCAATAAACCAGGAGTTGTTGCCTGATGAAGCAAGTCTGGCAGACAGCTCCTGAAAGCTGATCTTGACATTGGCAGGAAATCCCCTGTGGGGATGGCAGACACCCTTCATTGCCACCTCTCTGTCTTCCCATGGCCAGCACACAGATATCACGTCTCCTGCTGTCCCTGCAAGCCGTCCAACCTTTTCTTATGTACACAGAGATCATACAGGAGTTGTAGCACAAGGGATGACGTGACGGACTCGCCAGTGAGAGCACGAGATGCAGAGCTCCAGTTCTCCCCTGCATTTCCCTCACACAGCACTGTGGGATCATTCTCCTGCAATACATGAGAAAAACTGGAATTCCCACATCCTGCTTTTGAATGGAGCATATGTTTATGAGAGCACTAGGATACTgagggcaggaaagaaaagaatttccTCCCCAGAATGTGGTTTTCTGTTCTATAAAAGTTGATTTAGCTGATGTGAGGGAACCTCTTGATCTTCAGATCTGTCCCGGAAGCCACGTGGGGACCATCTTCCTCctactctgtgtgtgtatatacatatttgtatttgtacatatatatctgtatgtCCCCATCTACTCCAAAATGGTTTACAAGGGAGGTAGCAATATTTACCCTTGTAGCTGCCCAGAACTGTGCATCTGGGACTTCTGTTTCTTCCACATTTCTTGATGTAAAGCTAGAGTCACTCCactaaaatcaaataaatcagTTTTACAGCTGGTGCAAATTGGTATGACACCAGGGAGTTCAAGAAATACATAGCTGAGGATCTCACCTCACTGAGCTCTCTCGTCACtagtttttactgttgtttttccGAAAGCCAGTTCTCTCACAACGGTTAACATTAGGAATGATAATGGCTAAAAGACTGACCATATATTAATGCTGTTGACCTAGAAGACAAGCAAGCTGCACGGTCAGATAGGTCGCCTTATGAATTATTACTGCATGCATGTTAGAGATCTGTACCACAAAGCCATCACAACAGATGGGAGCGAGTGCATGAAGCAGCCAGGAAGGTGATGTAGCACATGCGCATCTCTTGTAAGTGCTGATGGCAGGAATCCCAGAAAGAGTTGTTCATACACGTATCTACCCGGAGATTATGTGTGTTTAGTCAAAAAAATGCTGTCGACCAGCTAGTGTGAGAGTTAACACGAGCTTTTTACAAGGAAGATAGACAGAGCAGAAAGGGGGCTTTGAGACCAGTTCGTTGTTTTAATTCGGACTATGAAAGGGGAGACAATGCTTTGTGCTCTCTTGCCCATGCACTAGACGGACAAAATCACAGTTACTCTTCACAGAGGGCACACAAGGCCTTACTGAGGCTGTGTAAGCCTCCCAAGCCATTTACTGTTCCCTCTGAGTTTCCTAATGGGGTGGGTGTTGTGATGCTGTTTTATCTACATCCAAAAAACATAGCTGCGAGGAAGAAAGGGCAACAGTACTGCTGCTAAGGCAGATCTGTTGGAAGCGGTTACCAGCCAGCCCTTGTGCTACCTTAAATTCCACCTTGGTGCCTGCCACCACACGCTGGTGAGGCAACCTGGCTTTCTGAGTTGCTCCCTATTAACCCTTGGTGACTGTAAAAGGATGGCATTTGAAACATCTTCACTTTGCTAGACCCTCATTACATGTTTTCCACAAGTTTCAGCCCACAGCAGGTTCAGGCCTTGTATAACCGCCCTCCATAACACCTCACCAGCCCATCCAGCTACATCCTCCTTCTGACCACTGATGGATGCACGTGTGAAAAGTCAACTACTCGCACAGGCTATCTAAGGATGTCTAATTGGCAAATGAAAGACTTCAGGCTGAGGAGCAGATTCAATCTTCcaactctgctttgagcagaagaagCTCTTATAGGCAGAGTAGCAGCTAGATTAATGCTAAAAATGGTAGAAGATTTCTGCTGGAGAAAAGAGACCACTATTTCTCTTTAAGACAGCTTTTCACATTCCCTATGTTGACTCCATTAGAAGCTTCAGCCTTCCGTGTCCCTGGATTGTTGATCCAACTCTTTCTAAGTCATTTTTACTTCCTTATGTACTTATGGTAAATTACAACCACTTCTGCTTTGTTTACAGGAGTGTTAATCGTGTTGTCTGCCATTCTGACTGACAACCGTATACTAAGCAGGAATCTTCTATAATACAAGCATCTCTGACTGAATATTGGCAAGTTTAGCAAGTCTTTCCTTGGCATTCATTCAATTAAGAATAGATATTCTTTGctagctgaatttaaaaatattttctttatgttcTCTTAAGCTGGTGTCATGGTCAATACCAATGGTTTTTGATAATGGCATGGAATGAATAAGTTTGCTAAAGAATAACTTTACACTATACTGGTACAAATAGAAACAATTCACATCAGATggtttcacattttatttaatcaGCAATAACAATTAGAATTCATACATAACTTCATCTAATATTCAGTGGGGTTAACTATTTTTCCTATGAAGAGTGTACTGTTTGTAGCTCTATCAAAAATCAGCATGAGAAAGGGACGGTTGAATTCAatggtgggaggaagagaaatggtcattatttcggcagcagttgctgctgCCGCCCCAGTACCTCTCTCATCAACATCCAGTGCAGTCTTATGGATAacctagggagaaagaaaacaccCACAGTAGCTctgggcacagagcagcccctGAGAGATTAACCAGATGACTTTTAAAACAGCCCTGTTTTAGAGGATCTACCACAGAGGAACAGGTAGGGGCAGTGGACAGAGGAGTGAGCTTTGTTGTCATAGTTGTGGCTGTCTCAAACGAGGACCAGGATGGATCTACACAAATCTCCTCAGAAAAAATGTCCTAAATTGTTTGTTCTCTCTCCTAGAGCCTGGATGGAGGATGGAGGCTCTGCTTGTAAGAGGTCATCAGGGAACTCCACCCTGTATTGAATGATGGATTGTGTATTGAAGGATTGTGCATTGTGCATTGCAACCTTGTATTGAAAGGCTGCAATGTGTGAGGGCTATTCAAGCTGTCTAAGACAAATAAGTAGAGAAGAACAGCATGCATTTTGCATTGagttaaatgcttttatttgccCTGTTGCATCTGAGGAAAGGAGACAcgtgaagaggaagaaaagagatgatTTGGACAAATATAGATAACCTGCCACTAAAAGTGATGCTCTAAAAGGTTCCAAAAACAgcataagaaaagaaaagtaatctCTTTATCCAGATTTCATCCTCCAATCCTGAGATTTTCCCTCTTCTacttgctgcttctctcaccagTTCCTCCTCTTTGCCCTGGGATGGCTGGGCAAATGGATGGAAGGCTCTGGTGGTCCCTGCACTTGGCCTGCGCTTCCCTGACTTGCCAGGCCACTGCACTCGCCAGCCCACCCTCAGGAGTCAGAAAAATGTGGGTCTCGGAGCACCCCAGCTGTCACTCCGAGCACTCCTGGTAGCACAAGGTGTCCCACATGGGAAGCCAGCTCTGCACTGCCAAAATTAAATCtctggggtgggaggatgggagCTGTGGCCTTCCCAATAACATTACCTGCTTCTCCTGATGAACAGGTTGGttacttttcctctcatttttcagaTAAACCCGAGAAAACCTCAGCTGGTAGCactcttggaaaaaaagatgtgCAGCAAACTAAACTGAACTCCATATTCACTGAGAGCCGGGTTCCTCTCGGGTGTAAATTCACAGACTCACATCAGGGCGATCCTGGCCCACAGCAGCACGCAATCCATGCAGCCAGAAACTATTTTTGTCTAGTATTTGCGAACACCTGCCGTGGACGGGTTTGTGCTGCATGTTTGTGAGAGGACAGGAGAGGGCCTGCAAATGCAGACTTACTTTAGAAACCTTCAGCTCCGGGGCTCCGGTGATGCCAGACAGATCTGCCTGGTCAGTGAACACATCAATAATTCCCATCTTGTTAAGGGTGTGTTTTACCTCATAGCTTCCAGAGATAGAAAATTTGGGCAAGTAAAGGCTTATCatcctgtttaaaagaaaagaagcacaTATAGAGGTAAGAAAGGTCTTTCATCAAGGTAAATGATAGTGGGAAAGCTGTTTAATTCTTATGACTGCTAAACCCCAGGATAGTGCTGAATGTACAGTAAATGTTACAGTATTATCCATAATAATAGCAATATTTATCTGGCATTTTGCTGTAGCAAAGCTTGGAGCACTCTGCAGAAGACAATAACATGAGCCCACaatttacaaacaaggaagatgaGGCACAGAGGCAACAGCCCAGACCTCTCAAAGAAGAGTGAACCTGAAGTGGGGTACAGACAGGCTCTTCTTGAGGGAAAAATACGATGAAAATGAGCACTTCAAAGCAAAGCCATAGTTCTGGCACAGTCCTGACATTGTCCCACATGGGCATGTCCCTGCCACCTGCACCTTTGGTCACCCTGTGGAGACAGTCTGGTGCTACTGGGGCATGAAGAGTTTCTGGCCACCCCCCCAGAAGTCCCCTGGGCAGCCCGATCCTCCCTGCGGGTCTTTGAGATGTGCCGTGGTGTCTGTGTacgggggcagcagggagtgGGGGCGCAGGGAGGCAGAGCAAATTGGTGGgaaaagggcagagcaagggaTCTGCTGCGGTGGTAGGTGCTGTTTGTGCCTCAGTGCAGTGAACTGCCTATATTCTCCTTCTAATTTCTTGTCCAGTTGTCTTTCCCccgctggctggccatgagagaGTCTGCCTTTGGCAgtaagcagcagatggagcagtAACGCCGGCTGCCTTCCCTCCCCGTGGCTGCCCCAGCTCTCTCCCTGCAGCCACCGCCGCGCTCCTCCGCCTTCGCCCAGGCCTTGCTCtagctctggctctgccctgtgAATCCTGAGGCAGAGACAAGCGGTCTCTGAAAGAAGGGCCTTGGTTTCCCTGTCCTGCACTTTATTAACTACTACACGAGCTCTTTCACCCACACCGGTGCTTGGAGTAACCCTGGGCTGAAGGGACTGTTTTGCCCAGCTCCAGAGATCAAACTGCATCTTCTCAGTTGCTGCTTAAGGTATTTCCACTATCTCCTGCCTGTCTATAGGCTGCTCCTTCTTAGTAtgctttctgtttgcatttctctttgtGCACTGACTGGGGAACCTAGGAGCCAAATATTCCCCTGCTGTAGTAATTACCCTTTAGGTAACTCAAGTCTTCTGCTATCTCTCCGTGAGATAATTTGGGCTGAACAGCAGAGTGGACAGGATCCAAATCCTACTGCTGTAGCCTTTATGCAATACTGCGTAGTGCATTAGAAGATAACAGGACTAAGTTTATTAACACTGGCATCACCATAATGCTAGAATTGAGATTGTCCTTTGGTTCTCACAGTCTCTCACATGGAGTTCTTATTTCTGTGTAGGTCTTAAAGGAATTTGCACCAAACATTAATTTAGATGAAGATTTTCCTGATTTTGCAGCTGACAattgcatgtttttatttctcatatttGAGGTATCACATTCTTAGTTCCTATCTAATTTGCTACACAGTATGCCTTTATTATCTGTAACAGCATTTCTATAATGATGCAGCAAGAATCATGGGTGCGAACTACACAGACTTGTTACAGTGAATCAGGGAAGAGCTTCGTAAATTAGGCACATATTGAGTTGACATTATTTGTCTACTAGTGCTAAGATTTCTTTCCTCCTGGACAAGCAAGATCATAAAAAGTGTTAGCTGATGTTAGTGTCAATGGTCGGAATTATCAAAACCTGATTAGACCTTTATAATAGTTTCAGAAACAAAGTGCCAGAAAATCTGGAAATCCACAATTAAGCACTAACCTAGTCTAATAACTGCTGTGTACCGCTGCCCTTGAAGTGAATATATTTGATTAGGACATATTAAATGTGTGTGCATTACTACAAACTGTTTAAGTTATCTTTTTTTAGAGTTTAGACATAAGTCTGAGTAATGATGTGTCAGTGACAAATGTGAGTTAAAACACAGCTGAAACCTCAGTATGGGAGATTTACTTTGAAATTGCCACCTTCCCACTCGGTCAATGGACTATTTTAGAAACCCCAATACAGGCTTGCTACTCTGTGCTCCTGAGAGCCCATTAGGTCTCTGCTCTGGCACAGGGAGCAAGAAGTCACTCCAGCCTTTGCATCAACAACAGAAGAGTCAAATACCAGCCAGTAGCAAGACTTTTACAGCTAGGATGCACAAGCCAAAAATAACCCACTCCATTCCCAGAATCCaggtgagtaaaaaaaaaaaaagaaagaaagaaagaaaaaagaaactctaaATCTAGGTGCCACTGTAGCGGGCTGGCGGAAGATTACCTCTGGAAGAGATTTTCTGACCATTCATGGACAGTTTCCTTGACTAGCATTTGCTCTAGATgcttcattttccccttttctggCAGGACTAGAAATGCTGTAGCACTCCCATTGTAATGAAGCCGTACGACGGTGCAAGGCAGCTTCTCATCAAAATAGAAATCAAATATGCCTGTTTGGTGCATCATAGGGACTTTAACAGTTGTTTCCTCATCCACAAAGAAATCTCTTTCTTCAGTGAGCTCTGGCTTAAAAGGCTTTTCCCATTTGCCTGATAGAGAGAAGAATGCAAGTGAATATCCTATGTCCCATCCCATCATAAATGGAATTTTATATAACAAGTAATAATAACCTATTCCTTCATTTGTTAAATTCAGAATTTTCAAATTTACTTGGTTAAAATATGTGTCACAGTAAGACAAGAATCTTTTACTGGATCAAAAGAATGTGCTAGATTCCAACttcactttatttttcagatgtcaGTAATGAACAAATTAGGCATTTTCTTTGCACTTCTTACCTTATTCAGGTGATCTAAGTGGCTTATATTTAGTCATTTAAGGGCTTACCTGACATTAGCTGTGCACTCATGTAATgtatatatttgattttaatgGTAAGCCTTAATTTGAAGATAAAAACAACTTAGAATCTCATATCTGGGTTCCATTGTGTTAATGTTACTTCTAACCCACATCAAAAATTCAGTGCTTCCACTTTGTTCCTTAAAATACACTTCCCTGACCATCACTAGCTTCTTCTGCATATAAATATGCTAGCGTGTACCTATAAATATGCTGGTGTGTATACATTTCAAGGacttcaatagaaaaaaaaaaggagtatgtaGGATATAGTAAATGAGGCCATTCAATCATTCActcttttaaagagaaacattAAAAGGATTAGGTCATTCATTTGTTTCAGTGCCttcactgaaaattaaaaggacTTGAAGCAAACAGAGTTATGGCTAAACActaaaaagcaaactgaagctGCATGGGAGGATGCATCTCccagcagccctgccctggctccccagcagcagcaaagcccaGTCCCTGGCTGCCTCCTGGGGCTGAGAGGGTccctgcctgctctcctgccctgtggTGAGTTGCTGTTCTGGCAGGCCAAGAGTGGAAAGTTGGGCATTGTTTTTTCTACCCCAGCGAAGAGCATTTGCAGCTCTCCCCGGAGTAACTTCCAAATGAGGTAGCTAACAGACTAGATCATTTGATAGGATGAGTAATGGGAACAAGAGCACTGGATGACTTGAATtacctttaaagaaaatgaagcttgtCAGAAGCATTACAGTCTGCGGATCCATGTCCTTGACCAAACTGGTAATTTTCCCATGTGTTTTCCTCTCTATATAATCATTGATTTGCTTCTCAGCCTCTGCAGGATTGTTGAAGTCAGCAGTAAAAGCATCCATTTGATACAGAGCTTTGGCATCATCTAAAAACTTTTTTAGTGGTTTCAGCTTCCCTGTTAGAAACATGACATTCCCCATGTTGAGCTGGACCTCACTCTCAGGATGGCTCAGCATGTGGATGAGATGGTGGAAGCCTTCGTGTATCTCTTTCTCGTGCATCTCCGTAAGGTTAAAGGCGAGTCCTTCCAGGATCTGAGTCTGAGTGGCCGATCTAGCACCAAAGGCCAGCATTGCAAAGGCAGCGGAGATGCttacaggagagaagaaaatgttcttaTTAGGTGTCTCCAGTGTAACctctttaaaaaattgaaatgcaAAGTCAGCATTGTTTGGCACTAGTTTAAGGCAAGCCATCACTTCACCTGCGTGATGTGCGTGGTGCTTGGATTCGTTTGGATCATGTCCATCGTGGTTGGGCTGGAGCTGACCATAGGCAGCAGTGTGAAGCCCAACCAGTAGCAAACATGTGTAAAAGGTGGTCCTCATCTTCTTGTATTACAGTGCTATGGAAAAAAGGGAGAATCTATTACTAAGGTAAACAAATTAGGTATTAATAGACATTCTATCAGTCCCACTGAATAAGAGATTTTGTGTTTCACTTGTGCTCAGTTTCCCCATTCCTTAACTCTTGCCAGGTATTTGTATTTCCCCAGGTCTCCCAGCAAATCTCCCCAACTCTCTCTGCCAGCCTTACACTAAACATCCACGCTGGAAAGTGACTGTCAGGTAAAATTCAGTGTAGAGAAGCTGAATGCACAGCGCCCTCAGCAGGCCAGAGAACAGGGAGGCTATACCGTCAGAAAACACCATTTGTTAGATTGGCTAATCACTGGAGGGCTGCAATACCACTATGCTTTTGACATTAATGGTCTAAAATAATTCCCTAAAAGACCATCACAGAGGAAGTCTGGCTGTTTGTGAGtaaataaaaagagaggaaattcaTACAGGTAGGCAGCAATCACTAGCTACATCTGGGATTATTTGTGGATGAGCTCTTAAATAAACTTTTGGTTAGACTGACAAGGAACTCTGTTTCAAGAGAGGGCAAGTGGTTTTGGCAAGTGGTTTTAGTAGGAAACCAAATATAAAGCCCTAAGATGTCTCTAAGGAACAGGTACTCTCTCTTTCTGAATACAAATGATGTTAACACCAGCTAAGAACCTCATATAATGTGTTGTCTCTTAGCAGACAAATCAAACCACTGGAACAGGTTCACTTTCAATGCTGCAAAAGGAGTCGATGCCAATAACAAAAACAAGGtcttatttttaatcaaacaCTCTACTAGTCAAAGGGCAATACTCCTGTCCTAACCTCCTGCTCTTGGCTGCGGTATCTGCATTCCTTTGCAGAGCAGACACTGTAAAAGCTCTTACACAGGAGCCTGGAAATGTAATGAGGATGTGAATGTCCCAGCGGGCCTCATTTCTGAAGAGGTACCTGGGGCATACAAATGGCGAGAGATTTGCAAAGTGTTCAGGGAGATAATGATCCACATTTGCTAAAACTTGTGCAAGAACAGCTATATTAAACCAATAATATCTTTCTGTTCTGGCATTGTTCAACCTGAAAGAGTTTTATCAGGAAGAACGATGACCATGGCAGTGCTTTTTCCATAACATCAAAGGGAGAAATTCGTATTAGTACTTGAATATCCAGCTACAACTGGACTTGCATaagaatgacaaaatatttttgagcTATAGTCAAATGTTCAAACATTTACGTAACTGATGTAAGTATTCCTAAAAGGCAGGCCTACTCACATTTTGGTTGCAGTGTTATTGACAAGTGGGAGAACTGTTAGTGTTTTTGGTAACTACATTTTCGGCTACTGTGCACAGTAGTTTCGAATTACAGTTTTGCCTCCTTCTCTGATTCTGACACTGAAATTATATTTCTTGATATATCTAGCCGCTTGTAACTCAACATAAGAGCTCCAGttctgaatatttaaaagcagCTATCACTGAGCCAATGTATTAGTCagactttgaaaagaaatcaGCTCCCAAACAAGAGCATCAGAGCTAAGCTTAATCTATTTCCACATATCCAGTAGGCCAATTCAGAAGCTGCCTCTGGATAAATTGTTCACTGTGAACTATTTACTCAGCTGTAGTCATAATTTATTAAGAATAACATGaatactgaagaaagaaagatttcattttaaacagaagtcACCACCTGTTCCCTATCTCATAACATTTAATGCTTATAACAAAACACAGCATAAAGATGGAATTTTCTACTACACATTGAACTGccaatttctatttatttggAATGCAGAGCAGACAGGAAATTTAACTGACCTGGCTTCAAAA from Struthio camelus isolate bStrCam1 chromosome 5, bStrCam1.hap1, whole genome shotgun sequence includes the following:
- the LOC104153762 gene encoding alpha-1-antitrypsin; the encoded protein is MRTTFYTCLLLVGLHTAAYGQLQPNHDGHDPNESKHHAHHAGEVMACLKLVPNNADFAFQFFKEVTLETPNKNIFFSPVSISAAFAMLAFGARSATQTQILEGLAFNLTEMHEKEIHEGFHHLIHMLSHPESEVQLNMGNVMFLTGKLKPLKKFLDDAKALYQMDAFTADFNNPAEAEKQINDYIERKTHGKITSLVKDMDPQTVMLLTSFIFFKGKWEKPFKPELTEERDFFVDEETTVKVPMMHQTGIFDFYFDEKLPCTVVRLHYNGSATAFLVLPEKGKMKHLEQMLVKETVHEWSENLFQRMISLYLPKFSISGSYEVKHTLNKMGIIDVFTDQADLSGITGAPELKVSKVIHKTALDVDERGTGAAAATAAEIMTISLPPTIEFNRPFLMLIFDRATNSTLFIGKIVNPTEY